From a single Kryptolebias marmoratus isolate JLee-2015 linkage group LG17, ASM164957v2, whole genome shotgun sequence genomic region:
- the plaub gene encoding plasminogen activator, urokinase b isoform X2 produces the protein MRTRRSFGVFLLLLSALTAAEARPKAHTGRTRSLLPSSSDRSDETCLNGGRSVPSLTSGQHMFCLCPDGFSGRRCETGFFGVLSFTGAAPPPPPPPPPPPPPLHPPPLHPAAAAVNDDSCYEGVGLWYRGSVSTTEGGNTCEPWDSDTRRLHLSSDLLSGRHNYCRNINYRMRPGCYVRKNLQPVWEYCDIPHCGFKLFTPAPPPAPTEAQTAGLTCGQRAERRQMKIVGGTVVTAESHPWFAAIFKLNKRKEKVFHCGGSLISPCWVLTATHCFENGLQNKQHLFSITLGKSALNQIDSAAEQTFSVEKILLHEEYNNSWGNYNNDIALLKLEAKQGRCAQETLWVKTVCLPPPQQRLQPGVTCEVSGFGKEGFGSPHYSQNLREAQVDLLADEVCRQEGYYEDLITDNMFCAARPDWSQDACAGDSGGPLACQVLGRLFLFGVVSWGDGCARENRPGVYARVTNYNTWIEEKTGLASIAAGTRPPEVI, from the exons ATGAGAACCAGGAGAAGCTTCGgcgttttcctcctcctcctttcagcTCTGACAGCAGCCGAAGCA AGACCGAAGGCCCACACAGGGAGGACACGTTCTCTTCTGCCCTCCTCCTCTGACCGCTCAG ATGAGACCTGTCTTAACGGAGGAAGGTCTGTCCCGTCCCTGACCTCCGGTCAAcacatgttttgtctttgtcccGACGGTTTCTCTGGGCGCCGCTGTGAAACAG GTTTCTTTGGTGTTCTGTCTTTTACAggtgcagctcctcctcctcctcctcctcctcctcctcctcctcctcctcttcatcctcctcctcttcatcctgctgcagctgcagtgaaCGATGACAGCTGCTATGAAGGTGTTGGTTTGTGGTACAGAGGCTCCGTTTCTACAACAGAAGGTGGAAACACCTGTGAGCCGTGGGACTCAGACACCCGGAGACTCCACCTGTCCTCAGACTTGCTCTCAGGGAGACACAACTACTGcag aaacatAAACTACAGGATGCGTCCCGGGTGCTACGTCAGGAAGAACCTCCAGCCGGTCTGGGAATACTGTGATATTCCACACTGTGGCTTTAAGCTCT TTACTCCCGCACCGCCACCTGCGCCCACTGAGGCGCAGACAG cagggcTGACATGTGGTCAGCGGGCTGAAAGGAGGCAGATGAAGATTGTGGGAGGAACGGTGGTCACAGCGGAATCCCACCCGTGGTTCGCTGCCATATTCAAGCTCAACAAACGGAAGGAGAAAGTTTTCCACTGCGGGGGCAGCCTGATCTCGCCCTGCTGGGTCCTCACGGCCACCCACTGCTTCGAAAACGG GCTTCAGAACAAACAGCATCTCTTCTCCATCACTCTGGGGAAAAGCGCCCTGAATCAGATCGACTCAGCTGCAGAGCAAACATTCAGCGTGGAGAAAATCCTCCTCCATGAGGAGTACAACAACAGCTGGGGAAACTACAACAATGACATCG CCCTGCTGAAGCTGGAGGCCAAGCAGGGAAGGTGTGCTCAGGAGACCCTCTGGGTGAAGACGGTCTGCCTGCCGCCGCCTCAGCAGAGGCTCCAGCCGGGGGTCACCTGTGAGGTCTCTGGCTTTGGGAAGGAGGGTTTTG gGTCACCACATTATTCTCAGAACCTCAGAGAAGCTCAGGTGGACCTCCTCGCTGACGAAGTCTGCAGACAGGAAGGATATTATGAAGACTTGATCACCGACAACATGTTTTGTGCTGCTCGTCCCGACTGGAGCCAGGATGCGTGCGCG GGCGACTCAGGAGGACCGCTGGCATGCCAGGTCCTCGGCAGGCTCTTCCTGTTTGGGGTCGTCAGCTGGGGCGACGGATGCGCGAGGGAAAACCGACCCGGCGTTTACGCCAGAGTCACCAACTACAACACGTGGATCGAAGAGAAGACGGGTCTGGCCTCCATCGCTGCAGGAACCCGTCCCCCTGAAGTgatctga
- the plaub gene encoding plasminogen activator, urokinase b isoform X1, with the protein MRTRRSFGVFLLLLSALTAAEARPKAHTGRTRSLLPSSSDRSDETCLNGGRSVPSLTSGQHMFCLCPDGFSGRRCETGFFGVLSFTGAAPPPPPPPPPPPPPLHPPPLHPAAAAVNDDSCYEGVGLWYRGSVSTTEGGNTCEPWDSDTRRLHLSSDLLSGRHNYCRNINYRMRPGCYVRKNLQPVWEYCDIPHCGFKLFTPAPPPAPTEAQTAAGLTCGQRAERRQMKIVGGTVVTAESHPWFAAIFKLNKRKEKVFHCGGSLISPCWVLTATHCFENGLQNKQHLFSITLGKSALNQIDSAAEQTFSVEKILLHEEYNNSWGNYNNDIALLKLEAKQGRCAQETLWVKTVCLPPPQQRLQPGVTCEVSGFGKEGFGSPHYSQNLREAQVDLLADEVCRQEGYYEDLITDNMFCAARPDWSQDACAGDSGGPLACQVLGRLFLFGVVSWGDGCARENRPGVYARVTNYNTWIEEKTGLASIAAGTRPPEVI; encoded by the exons ATGAGAACCAGGAGAAGCTTCGgcgttttcctcctcctcctttcagcTCTGACAGCAGCCGAAGCA AGACCGAAGGCCCACACAGGGAGGACACGTTCTCTTCTGCCCTCCTCCTCTGACCGCTCAG ATGAGACCTGTCTTAACGGAGGAAGGTCTGTCCCGTCCCTGACCTCCGGTCAAcacatgttttgtctttgtcccGACGGTTTCTCTGGGCGCCGCTGTGAAACAG GTTTCTTTGGTGTTCTGTCTTTTACAggtgcagctcctcctcctcctcctcctcctcctcctcctcctcctcctcttcatcctcctcctcttcatcctgctgcagctgcagtgaaCGATGACAGCTGCTATGAAGGTGTTGGTTTGTGGTACAGAGGCTCCGTTTCTACAACAGAAGGTGGAAACACCTGTGAGCCGTGGGACTCAGACACCCGGAGACTCCACCTGTCCTCAGACTTGCTCTCAGGGAGACACAACTACTGcag aaacatAAACTACAGGATGCGTCCCGGGTGCTACGTCAGGAAGAACCTCCAGCCGGTCTGGGAATACTGTGATATTCCACACTGTGGCTTTAAGCTCT TTACTCCCGCACCGCCACCTGCGCCCACTGAGGCGCAGACAG cagcagggcTGACATGTGGTCAGCGGGCTGAAAGGAGGCAGATGAAGATTGTGGGAGGAACGGTGGTCACAGCGGAATCCCACCCGTGGTTCGCTGCCATATTCAAGCTCAACAAACGGAAGGAGAAAGTTTTCCACTGCGGGGGCAGCCTGATCTCGCCCTGCTGGGTCCTCACGGCCACCCACTGCTTCGAAAACGG GCTTCAGAACAAACAGCATCTCTTCTCCATCACTCTGGGGAAAAGCGCCCTGAATCAGATCGACTCAGCTGCAGAGCAAACATTCAGCGTGGAGAAAATCCTCCTCCATGAGGAGTACAACAACAGCTGGGGAAACTACAACAATGACATCG CCCTGCTGAAGCTGGAGGCCAAGCAGGGAAGGTGTGCTCAGGAGACCCTCTGGGTGAAGACGGTCTGCCTGCCGCCGCCTCAGCAGAGGCTCCAGCCGGGGGTCACCTGTGAGGTCTCTGGCTTTGGGAAGGAGGGTTTTG gGTCACCACATTATTCTCAGAACCTCAGAGAAGCTCAGGTGGACCTCCTCGCTGACGAAGTCTGCAGACAGGAAGGATATTATGAAGACTTGATCACCGACAACATGTTTTGTGCTGCTCGTCCCGACTGGAGCCAGGATGCGTGCGCG GGCGACTCAGGAGGACCGCTGGCATGCCAGGTCCTCGGCAGGCTCTTCCTGTTTGGGGTCGTCAGCTGGGGCGACGGATGCGCGAGGGAAAACCGACCCGGCGTTTACGCCAGAGTCACCAACTACAACACGTGGATCGAAGAGAAGACGGGTCTGGCCTCCATCGCTGCAGGAACCCGTCCCCCTGAAGTgatctga
- the plaub gene encoding plasminogen activator, urokinase b isoform X3: MRTRRSFGVFLLLLSALTAAEARPKAHTGRTRSLLPSSSDRSDETCLNGGRSVPSLTSGQHMFCLCPDGFSGRRCETGAAPPPPPPPPPPPPPLHPPPLHPAAAAVNDDSCYEGVGLWYRGSVSTTEGGNTCEPWDSDTRRLHLSSDLLSGRHNYCRNINYRMRPGCYVRKNLQPVWEYCDIPHCGFKLFTPAPPPAPTEAQTAAGLTCGQRAERRQMKIVGGTVVTAESHPWFAAIFKLNKRKEKVFHCGGSLISPCWVLTATHCFENGLQNKQHLFSITLGKSALNQIDSAAEQTFSVEKILLHEEYNNSWGNYNNDIALLKLEAKQGRCAQETLWVKTVCLPPPQQRLQPGVTCEVSGFGKEGFGSPHYSQNLREAQVDLLADEVCRQEGYYEDLITDNMFCAARPDWSQDACAGDSGGPLACQVLGRLFLFGVVSWGDGCARENRPGVYARVTNYNTWIEEKTGLASIAAGTRPPEVI, encoded by the exons ATGAGAACCAGGAGAAGCTTCGgcgttttcctcctcctcctttcagcTCTGACAGCAGCCGAAGCA AGACCGAAGGCCCACACAGGGAGGACACGTTCTCTTCTGCCCTCCTCCTCTGACCGCTCAG ATGAGACCTGTCTTAACGGAGGAAGGTCTGTCCCGTCCCTGACCTCCGGTCAAcacatgttttgtctttgtcccGACGGTTTCTCTGGGCGCCGCTGTGAAACAG gtgcagctcctcctcctcctcctcctcctcctcctcctcctcctcctcttcatcctcctcctcttcatcctgctgcagctgcagtgaaCGATGACAGCTGCTATGAAGGTGTTGGTTTGTGGTACAGAGGCTCCGTTTCTACAACAGAAGGTGGAAACACCTGTGAGCCGTGGGACTCAGACACCCGGAGACTCCACCTGTCCTCAGACTTGCTCTCAGGGAGACACAACTACTGcag aaacatAAACTACAGGATGCGTCCCGGGTGCTACGTCAGGAAGAACCTCCAGCCGGTCTGGGAATACTGTGATATTCCACACTGTGGCTTTAAGCTCT TTACTCCCGCACCGCCACCTGCGCCCACTGAGGCGCAGACAG cagcagggcTGACATGTGGTCAGCGGGCTGAAAGGAGGCAGATGAAGATTGTGGGAGGAACGGTGGTCACAGCGGAATCCCACCCGTGGTTCGCTGCCATATTCAAGCTCAACAAACGGAAGGAGAAAGTTTTCCACTGCGGGGGCAGCCTGATCTCGCCCTGCTGGGTCCTCACGGCCACCCACTGCTTCGAAAACGG GCTTCAGAACAAACAGCATCTCTTCTCCATCACTCTGGGGAAAAGCGCCCTGAATCAGATCGACTCAGCTGCAGAGCAAACATTCAGCGTGGAGAAAATCCTCCTCCATGAGGAGTACAACAACAGCTGGGGAAACTACAACAATGACATCG CCCTGCTGAAGCTGGAGGCCAAGCAGGGAAGGTGTGCTCAGGAGACCCTCTGGGTGAAGACGGTCTGCCTGCCGCCGCCTCAGCAGAGGCTCCAGCCGGGGGTCACCTGTGAGGTCTCTGGCTTTGGGAAGGAGGGTTTTG gGTCACCACATTATTCTCAGAACCTCAGAGAAGCTCAGGTGGACCTCCTCGCTGACGAAGTCTGCAGACAGGAAGGATATTATGAAGACTTGATCACCGACAACATGTTTTGTGCTGCTCGTCCCGACTGGAGCCAGGATGCGTGCGCG GGCGACTCAGGAGGACCGCTGGCATGCCAGGTCCTCGGCAGGCTCTTCCTGTTTGGGGTCGTCAGCTGGGGCGACGGATGCGCGAGGGAAAACCGACCCGGCGTTTACGCCAGAGTCACCAACTACAACACGTGGATCGAAGAGAAGACGGGTCTGGCCTCCATCGCTGCAGGAACCCGTCCCCCTGAAGTgatctga
- the plaub gene encoding plasminogen activator, urokinase b isoform X4, whose product MTAAMKVLVCGTEAPFLQQKVETPVSRGTQTPGDSTCPQTCSQGDTTTAGGRGLTNYCRNINYRMRPGCYVRKNLQPVWEYCDIPHCGFKLFTPAPPPAPTEAQTAAGLTCGQRAERRQMKIVGGTVVTAESHPWFAAIFKLNKRKEKVFHCGGSLISPCWVLTATHCFENGLQNKQHLFSITLGKSALNQIDSAAEQTFSVEKILLHEEYNNSWGNYNNDIALLKLEAKQGRCAQETLWVKTVCLPPPQQRLQPGVTCEVSGFGKEGFGSPHYSQNLREAQVDLLADEVCRQEGYYEDLITDNMFCAARPDWSQDACAGDSGGPLACQVLGRLFLFGVVSWGDGCARENRPGVYARVTNYNTWIEEKTGLASIAAGTRPPEVI is encoded by the exons ATGACAGCTGCTATGAAGGTGTTGGTTTGTGGTACAGAGGCTCCGTTTCTACAACAGAAGGTGGAAACACCTGTGAGCCGTGGGACTCAGACACCCGGAGACTCCACCTGTCCTCAGACTTGCTCTCAGGGAGACACAACTACTGcaggtgggcggggcttaacCAACTACTGCAG aaacatAAACTACAGGATGCGTCCCGGGTGCTACGTCAGGAAGAACCTCCAGCCGGTCTGGGAATACTGTGATATTCCACACTGTGGCTTTAAGCTCT TTACTCCCGCACCGCCACCTGCGCCCACTGAGGCGCAGACAG cagcagggcTGACATGTGGTCAGCGGGCTGAAAGGAGGCAGATGAAGATTGTGGGAGGAACGGTGGTCACAGCGGAATCCCACCCGTGGTTCGCTGCCATATTCAAGCTCAACAAACGGAAGGAGAAAGTTTTCCACTGCGGGGGCAGCCTGATCTCGCCCTGCTGGGTCCTCACGGCCACCCACTGCTTCGAAAACGG GCTTCAGAACAAACAGCATCTCTTCTCCATCACTCTGGGGAAAAGCGCCCTGAATCAGATCGACTCAGCTGCAGAGCAAACATTCAGCGTGGAGAAAATCCTCCTCCATGAGGAGTACAACAACAGCTGGGGAAACTACAACAATGACATCG CCCTGCTGAAGCTGGAGGCCAAGCAGGGAAGGTGTGCTCAGGAGACCCTCTGGGTGAAGACGGTCTGCCTGCCGCCGCCTCAGCAGAGGCTCCAGCCGGGGGTCACCTGTGAGGTCTCTGGCTTTGGGAAGGAGGGTTTTG gGTCACCACATTATTCTCAGAACCTCAGAGAAGCTCAGGTGGACCTCCTCGCTGACGAAGTCTGCAGACAGGAAGGATATTATGAAGACTTGATCACCGACAACATGTTTTGTGCTGCTCGTCCCGACTGGAGCCAGGATGCGTGCGCG GGCGACTCAGGAGGACCGCTGGCATGCCAGGTCCTCGGCAGGCTCTTCCTGTTTGGGGTCGTCAGCTGGGGCGACGGATGCGCGAGGGAAAACCGACCCGGCGTTTACGCCAGAGTCACCAACTACAACACGTGGATCGAAGAGAAGACGGGTCTGGCCTCCATCGCTGCAGGAACCCGTCCCCCTGAAGTgatctga